In Populus alba chromosome 4, ASM523922v2, whole genome shotgun sequence, the genomic window attaatttttttttctatttaattatcaaacttttatgacacggatcccagatttgatgggttaacccagttgattcatagttaattaagaatttttttttctctttcttcattaacttttttcctcttatatgttttttttctttattttttctttttaattcatattttttaatttaatttagttcattaatattaaatttttttctatttagttatcgtttgatgcctttagtttttctttttgtttcttttttcatttttataccTTTGACTGTGGACTGTACAATGCAGTCCACAAATTAGCCCGGGTTTgatggcttttgttttttatttttattttttttagttaatttttttcatttaatttagtttgttattgttaaatatttttatatttagttattaaactttcatgatacggatcccgggtttgatggattaacctggtttcacaAATTAGCCCAATTAATTCTAGGtaacccatcaattttttttcctatttagttatcaaactttcacgacacgaatccaaggtttgacgggttaatctggtttgaagggttaatccagttaattcaaaaaaaaattctttttcttcgttagttttttttcttcttgttggtttttttttctttttaattaatctatttgattatcatacttttatgacatgaccttgcagctagacccacatccaaggctattggaTCCGGTATTGCAGTtagacccacttaaacttggtcatgcaagtttaatgttattattaatattataaatattactcttgggtcagTTGTTGCAGCCAAATCCAAGacttttgggtataactttacagAAAAATGTAACACGTTtagcccttatttttttttttatattttttaagcaaaaataaattaacccgCGGCATCGCACGGGTAATGTAACTAGTTggtttctaaaatatataatgagCTGCTTTTACTGTCAAAAATATATGtgagatttatttatatttgaggttaaaattatattgaattttgtaatttatcatgagtatcttaatataaaaatatttttaaaaattaattaaaaataaataaaaaattattcttaataatatttgaatatcaAAAGTTTCAAACCGCTATAAGCTTGCGAGCTTATGAGTTTGAACTTAGGTctggttaataaaaaaaatatattttcataaaatttttatttgaataataatttcttttaagttCCTAAAATATGTTGTATAGAAaccaaaacattaattaaaatgaatcaTGAAGATTTATAAAGATTCATGAATTATAAGTATTCATGTTttgattttcaagttttataaatagaAGTCTTGGATGGGTGGAAAGGGAATGAAGAAATTTTTGAGatcttttctctatttgttgttgttttttataagttttatttatttattctttctttccatTCTAGAGTTTAGATTTGGTCTCTGTAAAGAGATATTGCATATAatctctttaattttgttgggttttatttaaaaatgcatctaaataaataaataaataattgttggaATCATATAAGACTTATCAGAGAAAATTACATTGTATCAAGTGAGGaacaataaaacttaaaaataaaaaattaattattgaaaataactaaaatttcaTATTGTATATTCTCTAAAAACTTCAATAAATAAGTACTTTAACTAGTTttgtttaagtttaattttaatactgATTTAGTTTATATACTAGGATTGtctttcctatataattacaagtataccttgtttttatatgttttggattattataagctaaacaaaataaacctACTTGTCTAATCTTCTTCTTATCGTGTGAATTTTATGCtacacaaataaatttaaaatgtttgggACACCCGcttgaaagaaagatttaaGCAAAATCATGTGATGTTTCTAGTTTTAATCACAATTTAAAGACAAAAACTATGGTCATAGCTTCCCTTTCATCTATCTATCTCTCTTGTAATATGGTTAGGGAAAGAAGGGTTATTTTGTATGTGTTTGGTGTTGTggtagtttttataattgtgattttttaaaaaaaaaatttaattatgatttttttaaaaaatatatttggttaaaattataatgaaatagatttttacatataaaataaataaagaaaacatgtttattaTAATGTGTGTTTAATATCATgatataatgtatttttaaaaagttttttcgcttgaaaaatatatcaatattttttcagtttttttttttatttagcatatcaaaattattaaaaaacactaaaaaaaaattaatataatattttttcatgttaaatatatttttaaaatgcatcaaaacacaAGTAGAAACATAATGCTAAACAATTTCTTGGCTTCTATAAAATTAAGGTTTGagatataattatatatggggtctagtaaaaaaaaaaattataagttatttAGCTAAcccaacaaatttttttatatgactaagaaaaaaacaataaactaatCATGAACAATCATGTTAGAAGATGGGGACATGGTAACTACAGTtttggattaaaaccataaagaaTCAAGACGACTTCACTCGCAAGGACTCTCTCCACTCCACCAAAACCACTATCAAAATCTCCCCAGTCCCCATGGCTTCTCAATTCTCTTTGCTCATCCTCATCCTCTTCCTCTTCAACCTAGCTTCAATTCATGGTAAATTTTCATTCCTACCACGttggttttttacttttattttgtttataaagaAACTTTTAATAAACTGCCCTATGTTTCAGTGACAGGAGATCAGATCATGTTAGAAGATGGGTACATGGTAACTACAGTTTTCGATGGACACAAATTAAACATAAACCCTCATGCAGTTCAACTCAGATCATCTGAAATTGTTGTCCTCGATTCTTCTCATAGTGTTTTTTACACTCTACCATTTCCCATTTCTCAGGGTAATAATTAATCCATTTCACGTtactgtttctttcttcttctttttttaagtgtggaattatatatttgtaattttttataaagattattGCTTGTTTGTAACCAAAGGTGTAGCACCAGATTCGTTAACTCGAGTTTTTCTAATTCCAAAATTGCAGCCAGCTTGATGGTTAAACGGTTATCTGGAGAGGGGAAAACTGGGTACATAGATGGAGAACCGGGTTTGGCTCGGTTCAATAAACCTAAGAGTTTTGCTGTTGATCTTAGAGGGAATGTTTATGTGGCTGATCAACAAAACCATGCTGTCAGAAAGATAAGCAACTCAGGTGCTTGTGATCACATATTTTTGCATTGAATTTGGATTAGCTTTGCTTGTGTATTGGAAGAAAAGCAAATTACAGacacttgttttctttttctggttttttaggGGTGACCTCCACCATAGTCGGTAATTACTCCCAGACAGGGCGGCAAGATGGTCCGGGGAAAACTGCAACATTCTCCAGTGATTTTGAGGTGCTTTTTGTCCCTCAAATATGTGCTTTGCTAATTTCAGATCATGGAAATCAACTGCTTCGCCAGATTGATCTTAAGCCAGAGGATTGTGTAATTGGTTCTCAATCTGGTGAGAATCTGAACATCTTGCAATCTTTTACTTCAGGTTCTTTCAGAGCTAAATTGACACTGTATCATACTTTTGGATAGTAGGCCTGATCTATCTTGAACTCAAAACAAGGCTTCTCGGTTTTTTAATGAATCTTATCGTTTTTAAACTTACAGCACTCGGAGCTGTTAAATTTTGGGTTCTTGGACTGGCGCTTTCATGTTTGCTTGGCATAGTCATCTGGATTGCAACGCGCCCTTGTGTTATCCCCCATGTAATTAGTTACTTTTGTTCATATTGTGTTCTTCAAGATCAATCAACTTGGACAGCTTTTCTAACCCAATTATGTAGACAGGAAGGCTCCAGACCCCTTCATTTCAGCAAGACATGGAAGCATTGCCTAATCAATCTGGCGAGTCTAGTACCGATGAGTTGCTTCGGCGTCAGAAACGCAATTGCTAGTTCCAGTCTTTACATGTTTTCAAAGAGACTCTTAAGGCTGAGCCTGTCTCATCTTTCACTCATGTTCCAGATTAATACTGTAGGACCTA contains:
- the LOC118049105 gene encoding uncharacterized protein isoform X2, whose amino-acid sequence is MASQFSLLILILFLFNLASIHVTGDQIMLEDGYMVTTVFDGHKLNINPHAVQLRSSEIVVLDSSHSVFYTLPFPISQASLMVKRLSGEGKTGYIDGEPGLARFNKPKSFAVDLRGNVYVADQQNHAVRKISNSGVTSTIVGNYSQTGRQDGPGKTATFSSDFEVLFVPQICALLISDHGNQLLRQIDLKPEDCVIGSQSALGAVKFWVLGLALSCLLGIVIWIATRPCVIPHTGRLQTPSFQQDMEALPNQSGESSTDELLRRQKRNC
- the LOC118049105 gene encoding uncharacterized protein isoform X1, which gives rise to MASQFSLLILILFLFNLASIHVTGDQIMLEDGYMVTTVFDGHKLNINPHAVQLRSSEIVVLDSSHSVFYTLPFPISQASLMVKRLSGEGKTGYIDGEPGLARFNKPKSFAVDLRGNVYVADQQNHAVRKISNSGVTSTIVGNYSQTGRQDGPGKTATFSSDFEVLFVPQICALLISDHGNQLLRQIDLKPEDCVIGSQSALGAVKFWVLGLALSCLLGIVIWIATRPCVIPHEGSRPLHFSKTWKHCLINLASLVPMSCFGVRNAIASSSLYMFSKRLLRLSLSHLSLMFQINTVGPKVSNNDFISLVDSDINNPVLGKSQTFADQLKDMIDSNVHSQLSSSSSDVLKLGEGGLERCDASLDVNGRINDMIQANIMGFGKLAKETTPVDVPLEGSMGLVKRR